Proteins co-encoded in one Desulfitobacterium hafniense DCB-2 genomic window:
- the yhbH gene encoding sporulation protein YhbH, with the protein MSDDIIVSREDWGLHRKGYLDQNRHKEKVQEAIKKQLGDLIVDESIILSDGKKATKIPMRSLEEFRFRFDYNKKKHTGQGSKRMQDGDILARESQRKQGAGKGPGAGDEPGVDIYEAEVTYEDLATLLFEELQLPNLDDKKRPLIAHDKPEFKDIRKKGLMANIDKKRTLIESIKRQALAGKDQDLKILPEDLRFKTWETHPNYETNAVILAMMDTSGSMGQFEKYISRTFFFWMVRFLREKYENVEMRFLAHHTEAKEVTEEEFFTRGESGGTRCSSVYQLALEIIRRDYPPAHYNIYPVHFTDGDNIGSDNTRSLNLMQKLVDVSQVVGYGEILRTHYSSTLMSSLKRITDPKLRFVTIRDRQEVYEALKTVFS; encoded by the coding sequence ATGAGTGATGATATTATTGTCAGCCGGGAGGATTGGGGCTTACATCGCAAAGGCTATCTGGATCAAAACCGGCACAAAGAGAAAGTTCAGGAAGCGATCAAAAAGCAGCTTGGGGATTTAATCGTTGATGAAAGCATCATCCTCAGTGATGGCAAAAAGGCTACCAAAATACCGATGCGCTCCTTAGAAGAGTTTCGCTTTCGTTTTGATTACAACAAGAAAAAGCACACAGGCCAAGGAAGCAAAAGAATGCAGGATGGCGATATCCTGGCTCGGGAAAGCCAGCGCAAACAAGGGGCCGGTAAAGGTCCGGGTGCCGGAGATGAGCCGGGAGTCGATATTTATGAGGCTGAAGTCACTTATGAGGATCTGGCTACACTTCTTTTTGAGGAATTGCAGCTTCCTAATTTGGATGATAAAAAACGCCCCTTGATTGCTCATGATAAACCGGAATTTAAAGATATTCGCAAGAAAGGCCTGATGGCCAATATTGATAAAAAACGCACTCTTATCGAAAGCATCAAACGGCAGGCCTTGGCCGGCAAGGATCAAGACCTCAAAATACTTCCTGAGGATTTGCGCTTTAAGACCTGGGAAACTCATCCTAACTATGAAACCAATGCCGTTATCCTGGCTATGATGGATACCTCAGGGTCCATGGGTCAGTTTGAAAAGTATATATCACGAACCTTCTTTTTCTGGATGGTGCGTTTCTTAAGGGAAAAGTATGAAAATGTGGAAATGCGCTTTTTGGCCCATCACACTGAAGCGAAAGAAGTCACGGAAGAGGAGTTTTTTACCCGGGGAGAAAGCGGTGGAACTCGTTGTTCCTCCGTCTATCAACTGGCTTTAGAAATTATCCGGCGGGATTATCCTCCTGCCCACTATAATATTTATCCGGTTCATTTTACTGATGGCGATAATATTGGCTCAGACAACACCCGGTCCTTGAATCTGATGCAAAAGCTTGTGGACGTGAGTCAGGTAGTTGGCTATGGCGAGATTCTCAGAACCCACTACTCCAGCACCCTCATGTCCTCTCTAAAGCGTATTACGGATCCTAAGCTCCGCTTTGTCACGATTCGCGATCGCCAAGAAGTTTATGAAGCGCTGAAAACGGTATTTTCTTAG
- a CDS encoding PrkA family serine protein kinase, with translation MEVIQWLKNYRDREAALAWNGTFTEYLLKIVENPKLAMHAHARIYEMIRKAGIKEENDHKNYAFFNKELFGMEKTLERLVEEYFHSAAKRLDVRKRILLLMGPVSGGKSTIVTLLKKGLEDYTRTEEGAVYAIDGCPMHEDPLHLLPQVLREEFEQQYGIRIEGNLCPVCRLRVEEEFQGRVEDVPIKRIIFSEEQRVGIGTFTPSDPKSQDIADLTGSIDFSTITEYGSESDPRAYRFDGELNKANRGLMEFQEMLKSDEKFLWNLLSLSQEGNFKAGRFALISADELIIAHTNENEYKSFVANKKNEALQSRIIVIPVPYNLKISSEVKIYEKLIQQSDLKGIHLAPHSLWTASVFSIISRLKPSKKQGMDLVKKMRLYDGEDVEGFNQKDIKDIMTEGEEQGEGMSGVDPRYVINRISTALIRDHKSCINALDILRALKDGLSQHTSITKEERENLVNLIAVARKEYDEVAKKEVQKAFVYAYEESAKSLLNNYLDNVEAYCNSSKLYDPITGEELEPDEQLMRSIEEQIGVSENAKKAFREEILIRISIYARKNKAFQYTSHERLREAIEKKLFADLKDVIKVTTSVSHPDQEQLRRINEVTDRLIQLHGYCPICANEIVKYVGSLLNR, from the coding sequence ATGGAAGTAATACAATGGCTTAAAAATTATCGGGATAGAGAAGCTGCCTTGGCATGGAACGGAACCTTTACGGAATATCTGTTAAAGATCGTTGAGAACCCCAAGCTTGCCATGCACGCCCATGCACGGATCTATGAGATGATTCGTAAAGCAGGGATTAAAGAAGAAAATGATCATAAGAATTATGCATTCTTTAATAAAGAACTCTTTGGCATGGAGAAAACCTTGGAGCGTCTGGTAGAAGAGTATTTTCATTCGGCAGCGAAACGACTGGATGTCAGAAAGCGGATTCTTCTGCTCATGGGTCCTGTCAGTGGGGGCAAGTCCACCATTGTAACCTTGCTGAAAAAGGGCCTGGAGGACTATACCAGGACGGAGGAGGGCGCCGTTTACGCTATTGATGGCTGCCCCATGCATGAGGATCCTCTCCATCTGCTTCCCCAAGTCCTGCGGGAAGAATTCGAACAGCAATACGGAATTCGTATCGAAGGCAATCTTTGTCCGGTCTGCCGGCTGAGAGTGGAAGAAGAGTTCCAGGGCCGTGTAGAGGATGTACCGATCAAGCGGATCATTTTCTCCGAAGAACAGCGGGTAGGCATCGGAACCTTCACTCCCTCTGATCCTAAATCCCAGGACATCGCAGATTTGACGGGAAGCATCGATTTCTCCACCATCACCGAATACGGCTCAGAATCGGATCCCCGAGCCTATCGTTTCGACGGTGAATTGAATAAGGCCAATAGAGGTCTTATGGAGTTTCAGGAGATGCTGAAAAGTGATGAAAAATTTCTCTGGAACCTGCTCAGCCTGTCCCAGGAAGGGAATTTTAAAGCAGGGCGGTTTGCCTTGATTTCCGCTGACGAGCTGATTATCGCCCATACCAATGAAAACGAATATAAATCCTTTGTGGCCAATAAAAAGAACGAGGCGCTTCAATCCCGGATTATCGTGATTCCAGTTCCCTATAACCTGAAAATCAGTTCTGAGGTTAAAATCTATGAAAAGCTGATCCAGCAAAGCGATCTTAAGGGGATTCACTTGGCTCCTCACAGCCTCTGGACGGCTTCGGTCTTCAGCATCATCTCCCGGCTGAAGCCCTCCAAAAAGCAAGGTATGGATCTGGTCAAGAAAATGCGTCTCTACGATGGGGAAGATGTGGAAGGGTTTAATCAGAAGGATATTAAAGATATTATGACTGAGGGTGAAGAGCAGGGAGAAGGGATGAGCGGCGTTGACCCCCGCTATGTTATTAATCGTATCTCAACAGCTCTCATCCGCGATCACAAATCCTGTATCAATGCCTTGGATATTTTACGAGCACTTAAGGATGGCCTTTCCCAACATACTTCCATCACCAAAGAGGAAAGAGAAAACCTGGTCAATCTCATCGCGGTTGCCCGCAAGGAATATGATGAAGTAGCGAAAAAAGAAGTCCAAAAAGCCTTTGTTTATGCCTATGAAGAATCGGCTAAATCCTTACTCAATAACTACCTGGATAACGTAGAAGCCTATTGTAACTCCAGCAAGCTTTACGACCCGATTACGGGAGAGGAGCTAGAGCCGGACGAGCAGCTCATGCGCAGTATCGAAGAGCAGATTGGGGTATCGGAGAATGCCAAGAAGGCTTTTCGGGAAGAAATACTGATCCGCATTTCAATCTATGCCCGCAAAAACAAGGCTTTTCAATACACTTCTCATGAGCGGTTAAGAGAGGCTATTGAGAAGAAATTATTTGCCGATCTTAAAGATGTGATTAAGGTGACGACTTCAGTATCCCATCCGGACCAGGAGCAATTGCGCCGCATTAATGAAGTGACGGATCGCCTGATTCAGCTTCATGGGTACTGCCCCATTTGTGCCAATGAAATCGTCAAATATGTCGGCTCCCTCCTCAATCGTTAA
- the cobO gene encoding cob(I)yrinic acid a,c-diamide adenosyltransferase, translating to MANLEKGLIQIYTGNNKGKTTAALGLTLRAVGHGYHVFILQFMKGRQDYGELQGLKRLEPECRLEQYGSPGWVFKGQAEENDRREARAGLERAREIMLSGEWDIVILDEIINAIWFELIPEEEVIELLAQKPEQVEIIMTGRNASPQLIEKAHLVTEMVDIKHPYELGIQARKGIEY from the coding sequence ATGGCTAATCTGGAAAAGGGTTTAATTCAGATTTATACCGGTAATAATAAAGGAAAGACAACAGCTGCCTTAGGCTTGACTCTGAGAGCGGTGGGGCATGGCTATCATGTTTTTATCCTTCAGTTTATGAAGGGCCGTCAGGATTATGGGGAATTGCAGGGATTGAAACGTCTGGAGCCGGAATGCCGGCTTGAGCAATACGGCTCACCGGGATGGGTCTTTAAAGGACAAGCTGAGGAAAATGATCGCCGCGAGGCCCGGGCAGGTTTGGAGCGAGCCCGGGAGATCATGCTGTCCGGGGAATGGGATATCGTCATCCTTGATGAAATCATCAATGCCATCTGGTTTGAACTGATTCCCGAAGAGGAGGTCATAGAACTACTGGCTCAGAAACCTGAGCAGGTAGAGATTATCATGACAGGCCGCAATGCATCACCTCAACTGATAGAGAAAGCTCATCTTGTCACAGAGATGGTGGACATTAAGCATCCTTATGAGCTGGGGATCCAAGCCCGCAAAGGGATAGAGTATTAA
- a CDS encoding tetratricopeptide repeat protein, which yields MLMNDNSLEFWRTLMEKGTAYLGQTDYVKAEDYFKRAVRIAHHLDVPLVKAFSLRLLATVQVKQGKTEIAEKGFREALQICEKVNNYKGMSEALAGLASVAVEKNNFENALHFYRRAIEVYPPESPPLRLAMLYSDLGQAYSALERWQEAQDTYRKAMNLCHKFNYPKGEGELSILIGEVHYRLEDKDQAILCIQHSCKVFAGSKEEVSLINSLQYYAFMMFELQRLEEALTALQRAVVLQMRNNLWEDVSESVYFMAKVLQGLGDLDEAQYYLELSIKCCPDHELSLALRLQSIGRLMVRKEEYGQAKKYFLESAAIFELLGDDLRLGECYEYLAFLLDALGEEEESEYYRKESKRMIAGYHAHSLNAVQRLAEYYERRKQYLDALQCYWQSIEIARDIGYETMDLERAVQRVSRKVRQKKH from the coding sequence ATGCTGATGAACGATAACAGCTTGGAATTTTGGCGAACCCTAATGGAAAAAGGCACGGCCTATTTGGGCCAAACAGATTATGTGAAAGCGGAAGATTATTTTAAGAGAGCAGTGCGGATCGCCCACCATCTCGATGTACCCTTAGTTAAGGCTTTTTCCTTACGTTTACTGGCGACGGTTCAAGTGAAGCAAGGCAAGACAGAAATCGCGGAGAAAGGATTCCGGGAAGCTCTGCAAATCTGTGAAAAGGTCAATAACTATAAAGGAATGTCCGAAGCTTTAGCTGGTTTAGCCAGTGTGGCCGTGGAAAAAAACAATTTTGAAAACGCCCTGCACTTCTATCGCCGGGCTATTGAAGTATATCCTCCTGAGTCGCCGCCCCTTCGTTTGGCTATGCTGTACAGTGATTTGGGTCAGGCTTATTCGGCCCTGGAACGTTGGCAGGAAGCTCAGGATACTTACAGGAAAGCCATGAATTTGTGTCACAAGTTTAATTATCCCAAAGGAGAAGGGGAGTTAAGTATCCTCATTGGTGAAGTTCATTATCGATTGGAGGATAAAGACCAGGCCATACTATGTATACAACATTCCTGTAAAGTCTTCGCCGGGAGCAAAGAAGAAGTATCGCTGATCAACAGCCTGCAATACTACGCTTTTATGATGTTTGAACTGCAGAGACTTGAAGAAGCATTAACAGCACTGCAAAGGGCGGTTGTGCTGCAGATGAGAAATAATTTATGGGAAGACGTCAGTGAGTCGGTCTATTTTATGGCAAAAGTTCTGCAAGGCTTAGGAGACCTGGATGAGGCTCAGTACTACCTTGAGCTATCTATAAAATGCTGCCCCGATCATGAGCTCAGCCTGGCCCTGCGTTTACAAAGCATAGGGAGGCTTATGGTCAGAAAGGAAGAGTACGGCCAGGCTAAAAAGTACTTTTTGGAATCTGCCGCCATTTTTGAGCTTCTGGGAGACGATCTCCGCTTAGGTGAGTGTTATGAATATTTGGCCTTTCTTCTTGACGCCTTGGGAGAAGAGGAAGAAAGTGAATACTATCGGAAAGAGTCCAAACGGATGATTGCCGGTTATCATGCCCATTCCTTGAATGCAGTGCAGCGGTTAGCCGAATATTATGAGCGCCGCAAGCAATATCTGGATGCCTTGCAATGTTATTGGCAATCCATAGAGATTGCCCGGGACATCGGGTATGAGACCATGGATTTGGAACGGGCGGTACAAAGAGTTTCCCGCAAGGTTCGTCAGAAGAAACATTGA
- a CDS encoding polysaccharide deacetylase family protein: MKFIVFKRPALRNAMLWAILLFVVLAYRENVIAVFSSKLKPIYSAEVTTSEIGLTFDISWGEKTPEPILDILQEKGVKATFFLSSPWAAKHEDLVKRMVADGHEIASHGNRHIDLNTLSPGEIEREIMSAHEVLQQITGQKISLLRPPNGAYDNKLISVSQRLGYQVIQWSVDSLDWKRPGPEAVIHNVLNGLPNGHGAGPGDIILFHASDSAPDTIKALPVVIDQLRAKNYQLVPVSQLLKSATKTWPPESNLPPLEQTGSS, encoded by the coding sequence ATGAAATTTATTGTCTTTAAACGACCGGCTTTGCGCAATGCTATGCTCTGGGCTATCCTCTTATTCGTAGTCCTTGCTTATCGTGAAAATGTTATAGCAGTCTTTTCCAGCAAGCTCAAGCCCATTTACTCAGCAGAAGTTACCACCAGTGAAATTGGCCTGACTTTTGATATCAGCTGGGGAGAAAAAACCCCGGAACCGATTCTGGATATTTTGCAGGAAAAGGGCGTCAAAGCTACCTTCTTTTTATCCAGCCCCTGGGCTGCCAAACATGAAGATCTGGTAAAACGCATGGTGGCGGACGGTCACGAAATTGCTTCCCATGGCAATCGGCATATTGATTTAAACACGTTAAGCCCGGGAGAGATTGAGCGTGAAATTATGAGTGCCCACGAAGTTCTTCAACAGATTACCGGTCAGAAAATCTCCTTGCTGAGACCACCTAACGGGGCTTATGATAATAAACTGATCAGTGTCTCACAACGGCTCGGCTATCAAGTCATTCAATGGAGTGTGGATTCCCTGGATTGGAAACGTCCCGGACCGGAAGCGGTTATCCATAATGTGCTGAATGGTCTTCCTAACGGGCATGGTGCAGGGCCGGGGGATATCATCCTTTTCCATGCCTCAGACTCCGCTCCGGACACGATTAAAGCCCTGCCGGTGGTGATCGATCAGCTGAGAGCCAAAAACTATCAACTGGTCCCTGTCAGCCAATTGCTGAAAAGCGCCACCAAAACCTGGCCGCCGGAAAGCAATCTCCCGCCACTGGAGCAAACAGGGTCCTCTTAA
- a CDS encoding tetratricopeptide repeat protein, with the protein MERTLKRKKIPHRNKRKQRVLQILLSGILILLLLLAGLPYFQHVGAYRGAVDRYDFAALTQELAWIEKNAAWLKKLPFIAEGELWLKLNQGEYEAIEPELVHHEDDGHRFWLFQLYLLKDRPDEAEKVIAVLDNPALQKLAQGMLWGKGEEHEKAVNTLLSISEGDLNSEDRVLKNIALSRSYLALGKLEQAQKSWQMAAEISSTHPLVSETEYDLALFTGQWGKAKELSSQSSPVQATSYGEQVLVKKALLALVIGDREGYENTLKALEAKENGEACIQYLTGVKAYERGEFAQAAEYLDGAIQMGLPGFIKKDAAQAMAQAKERIEAEGALQAITGKR; encoded by the coding sequence ATGGAAAGGACATTAAAGAGGAAGAAAATACCCCATCGCAACAAAAGAAAGCAGCGGGTTCTGCAAATCCTGCTATCTGGAATACTGATCTTGCTCCTCCTTTTGGCCGGTTTGCCCTATTTCCAACATGTCGGCGCCTACCGCGGTGCGGTAGACCGCTATGATTTTGCCGCTCTTACTCAGGAGCTGGCCTGGATAGAGAAAAATGCAGCTTGGTTAAAAAAGCTCCCCTTCATTGCCGAAGGGGAACTATGGCTAAAGCTTAATCAGGGTGAGTATGAGGCAATAGAGCCGGAATTAGTGCACCATGAAGATGATGGTCATCGCTTCTGGCTGTTTCAGCTTTATTTATTAAAAGATAGGCCCGACGAGGCTGAGAAGGTCATTGCCGTCCTTGACAATCCTGCTCTTCAGAAGCTGGCCCAGGGAATGCTCTGGGGGAAGGGCGAAGAACATGAGAAGGCGGTCAATACGTTATTAAGCATCAGTGAGGGAGACCTAAACTCAGAGGACCGGGTATTGAAAAACATTGCCTTGTCCAGAAGTTATCTGGCCTTGGGAAAACTGGAACAGGCTCAGAAATCATGGCAAATGGCGGCAGAGATATCCTCAACACATCCTTTGGTTTCGGAGACAGAGTATGACTTAGCTCTTTTCACAGGTCAATGGGGGAAAGCCAAGGAATTAAGCAGCCAGAGTTCGCCAGTCCAGGCCACCTCATATGGAGAGCAGGTATTAGTGAAAAAAGCCCTGCTGGCCCTTGTGATCGGGGATCGAGAGGGTTATGAGAATACCCTGAAAGCGTTGGAGGCCAAAGAAAACGGGGAAGCTTGCATCCAGTATTTAACGGGGGTTAAAGCCTATGAACGGGGTGAATTTGCTCAGGCGGCAGAGTACTTAGATGGAGCAATTCAAATGGGATTACCGGGTTTCATAAAAAAGGATGCCGCTCAGGCCATGGCACAGGCCAAGGAGCGTATTGAAGCTGAAGGGGCGTTGCAAGCCATAACGGGCAAGCGCTAA
- a CDS encoding YitT family protein, protein MRGGIFLSWREDYLRVTWVHLKRIVAIIIGAVIVAASINSMIIPNKIADGGVTGIAIIVYYLFNLPVSKVVILLNIPLFLVGWKMVGRVFLVYSIIGVAAFSLALEVTMAIPNPTADPLLACIFAGVVSGIGMGIIFRSRGSLGGTDILAVFFSRTTSFSVGQVLMGIDALIFIAAAVFLGPERAMYAMIYMFIATKVIDMVQEGLNPSKSVLVVTGDPHGIAQDIMEKLDRGVTLFQAKGAYSKEDKEVVYCVISRTEMSQIKEIIRTRDPKAFLSISDVPEVVGEGFSTWKGH, encoded by the coding sequence ATGAGGGGTGGGATTTTTTTGAGCTGGAGAGAAGATTATCTTCGGGTGACGTGGGTTCACTTGAAAAGAATTGTGGCCATCATCATAGGAGCGGTGATCGTAGCTGCCAGTATCAACTCCATGATCATCCCCAATAAGATAGCGGACGGAGGAGTCACGGGGATCGCGATTATTGTTTATTATTTGTTCAATTTACCTGTCAGTAAAGTCGTGATTCTCTTAAATATCCCCTTGTTTCTCGTCGGGTGGAAAATGGTTGGACGAGTTTTTTTGGTGTATAGCATCATCGGCGTTGCAGCCTTTTCTTTAGCTTTAGAAGTAACTATGGCAATTCCTAATCCTACCGCTGATCCTCTGTTGGCATGTATCTTTGCCGGTGTTGTCAGTGGCATTGGCATGGGCATTATTTTCCGCAGCCGCGGCTCTTTAGGCGGCACAGATATTTTGGCTGTGTTTTTCAGCCGCACCACCTCTTTTAGTGTCGGGCAGGTTCTGATGGGCATTGACGCTTTGATCTTTATAGCGGCCGCTGTCTTTCTGGGCCCGGAGCGGGCCATGTATGCGATGATTTATATGTTTATAGCCACCAAAGTTATCGACATGGTCCAGGAGGGTCTGAACCCCTCTAAAAGCGTTCTGGTTGTCACTGGAGACCCCCATGGCATCGCTCAGGATATTATGGAGAAGCTGGATCGGGGCGTTACGCTTTTTCAGGCCAAAGGGGCTTACTCCAAAGAAGATAAAGAAGTGGTCTATTGTGTCATCAGCCGGACGGAAATGTCTCAGATCAAAGAAATTATCCGCACTCGCGATCCTAAGGCATTTTTGTCGATTTCCGATGTTCCGGAAGTGGTAGGGGAGGGCTTTTCTACATGGAAAGGACATTAA
- a CDS encoding dTMP kinase: MGKLIIIEGGDGSGKATQTRKLWRRLADEGLQVKKVEFPNYSSPSSSLVTMYLGGEFGTDPNGVNPYTASTFYAVDRYASYKTLWGDFYSRGGIILSDRYTTSNMIHQAVKIKDPAGWASYLDWLKDFEYRLMGLPEPDLVIYLNMPPDLSIQFIAGRADKSSVTSQDIHEKNKGYLKESYDNAQKVRVRENWLTIDCVSEGRLKSIEEIHEEIYAVTQKAIVLK, encoded by the coding sequence ATGGGTAAACTCATTATTATTGAAGGTGGAGATGGGAGCGGCAAGGCGACCCAGACCCGGAAGCTATGGCGGCGCCTCGCAGATGAAGGGCTGCAAGTAAAAAAAGTGGAGTTCCCCAATTATTCCAGTCCCTCCTCATCTCTGGTCACCATGTATTTGGGAGGAGAGTTCGGCACGGACCCTAATGGGGTAAATCCTTATACAGCATCTACGTTCTATGCTGTGGATCGCTATGCTTCTTACAAAACCCTCTGGGGGGATTTTTACAGCCGGGGGGGGATCATTCTCTCTGATCGATATACCACCTCTAATATGATCCACCAAGCTGTTAAAATCAAAGACCCCGCCGGCTGGGCAAGCTATCTTGATTGGCTGAAAGATTTCGAATATCGCTTAATGGGTCTGCCTGAACCGGACCTGGTTATTTATCTTAATATGCCCCCTGACCTGAGTATCCAGTTTATTGCCGGCCGTGCCGACAAATCCTCGGTTACCAGTCAGGACATTCATGAGAAAAATAAGGGTTATCTTAAGGAGTCTTATGACAATGCCCAAAAAGTCCGGGTGCGGGAAAACTGGCTGACCATAGATTGTGTATCTGAAGGCAGGCTGAAGTCTATTGAGGAAATACACGAGGAAATCTATGCAGTCACCCAAAAGGCCATAGTGTTAAAGTAA
- a CDS encoding peptide ABC transporter substrate-binding protein, protein MKRKSTLILVVTMILALTLTACGNPSAPAQADGDKKPKQLVAQIGPNPETLDPALNSAVDGGNMLLFAFDCLLNVDKDNKIIPGAAEKWETSEDGLTWTFYLREGLKWSDGSPLTAKDFVYSWKRVADPATAAPYGETVLGMVKGFDEAAGGNPDALAVSAPDDTTFVVELANPCAYFDKLAAFATLSPVQQATIEANGDAWATKPEAYIGNGPFQISEWVPSSYILFTKNPNYRDPDSIKLDSIKLLLIEDSNASYAAYKTGEAMMIKDVPTAEIPSLQGKDDFYIEPLLGTYYLDLNNTLPQFSDPRVRMALSLAIDRKYVADTLMQGTYTPASNFIGTGVADWDGSSFMDNANGGKPYINIDDHEGNLAKAKELLAEAGYPEGKGFPAITYSTNDSAYHKVVAQYLQQAWKELGLTVNVEIVEWASFTPQRRAGDYQTSRDGWLFDYNDASNMLDLMYSTNGNNNAKYKSAEYDALMDKAAAEVDPEKRSGYLHQAEDHMMADAAVVPVAYYNEFYLQSPKITGSWHSPYGYWYFQYADIVE, encoded by the coding sequence ATGAAAAGAAAAAGTACCCTAATACTGGTCGTCACCATGATTCTGGCTCTGACGCTTACCGCTTGCGGTAACCCGTCCGCCCCTGCCCAAGCTGACGGCGACAAAAAGCCAAAACAGCTTGTGGCCCAGATTGGCCCTAACCCCGAGACCCTCGATCCCGCACTGAACAGTGCCGTGGATGGTGGCAACATGCTTTTGTTTGCCTTTGATTGTCTGCTCAATGTGGACAAAGACAACAAGATCATTCCTGGCGCCGCTGAGAAGTGGGAGACCAGTGAAGATGGTCTGACCTGGACCTTCTATCTCCGTGAAGGACTGAAGTGGTCTGATGGATCACCTCTGACTGCCAAGGACTTTGTCTACAGCTGGAAACGGGTAGCCGATCCTGCTACTGCTGCTCCCTACGGTGAAACCGTACTGGGCATGGTCAAAGGATTTGACGAAGCTGCCGGCGGCAATCCCGATGCCCTGGCTGTTTCCGCACCTGATGACACCACTTTCGTAGTTGAGCTGGCCAACCCCTGTGCCTACTTCGATAAGCTGGCCGCTTTCGCAACTTTGAGCCCTGTACAACAGGCTACCATTGAAGCCAACGGCGATGCCTGGGCAACCAAGCCCGAAGCCTATATCGGCAACGGCCCCTTCCAAATCTCTGAATGGGTACCCAGTTCCTATATCCTCTTCACCAAAAATCCTAATTACCGCGATCCGGACTCCATCAAGCTGGATTCCATCAAACTGCTCCTGATCGAGGATTCTAATGCTTCTTACGCCGCTTACAAGACTGGCGAAGCCATGATGATCAAGGATGTGCCCACTGCGGAGATTCCTTCTCTTCAAGGTAAGGATGACTTCTATATTGAGCCCCTTCTCGGCACCTATTATCTTGATTTAAACAATACCTTGCCCCAGTTTTCTGACCCCCGCGTTCGTATGGCTTTAAGCTTGGCCATCGACCGCAAATATGTGGCTGATACCCTGATGCAAGGAACCTATACCCCTGCCTCCAATTTCATCGGCACAGGCGTAGCCGACTGGGATGGCAGCAGCTTCATGGACAATGCCAACGGCGGCAAACCTTATATTAATATCGATGATCATGAAGGCAACCTGGCCAAAGCTAAGGAACTCCTGGCTGAGGCAGGTTATCCCGAAGGTAAAGGATTCCCGGCCATCACCTATTCCACTAACGATTCTGCTTATCACAAAGTGGTCGCACAATATCTCCAGCAGGCCTGGAAGGAATTGGGACTTACAGTGAATGTCGAGATCGTGGAGTGGGCCAGCTTCACGCCCCAGCGTCGTGCCGGTGATTATCAAACCAGCCGTGATGGATGGCTGTTTGATTACAACGATGCTTCCAATATGCTGGATCTGATGTACAGCACCAATGGCAACAACAATGCTAAATATAAGAGCGCTGAATATGATGCGCTGATGGATAAAGCTGCTGCAGAAGTTGATCCCGAGAAACGTTCCGGTTACTTGCATCAGGCGGAAGATCATATGATGGCTGATGCTGCTGTCGTGCCGGTGGCTTATTACAACGAGTTCTATCTGCAAAGCCCTAAAATTACAGGTTCCTGGCACTCTCCCTATGGCTACTGGTACTTCCAGTACGCTGACATCGTGGAGTAA